The following are encoded together in the Ictalurus punctatus breed USDA103 chromosome 1, Coco_2.0, whole genome shotgun sequence genome:
- the LOC108268865 gene encoding uncharacterized protein LOC108268865, which yields MATKQHFWSDSETTFMLDEMKDLNILQLLDGRKYRNGDIFKKLSDKMALAGYSRSAEQIRSRWKVLRQAYFRAKRHSSSGVSPVDCPYFEPLEDLLGPIHCSTTEGSGVDVGLQELTPSQTAEDVASSLSSPECVEDTETRDIQVEVESAHFIQSAPQPRSPNSKVRKKKRKVDQDHYSFLENLQSQHQSWLARQMQQQQERDERFISSLMEANAQATERVVSLMLDGLQKMITPHVSNPHCSTELHHPAQNGILSPRSSIKNEDFEDYETG from the exons ATGGCGACAAAGCAGCATTTTTGGAGTGATAGCGAGACAACATTTATGCTGGACGAAATGAAAGATTTGAATATTCTGCAGCTTCTCGACGGGAGGAAATACAGGAACGGTGACATATTTAAGAAGCTATCAGATAAGATGGCCTTGGCAGGGTATTCACGGAGTGCGGAGCAGATCCGCAGTCGTTGGAAAGTCTTGCGCCAGGCTTATTTCAGGGCTAAGAGGCACAGCAGCAGTGGGGTAAGTCCGGTGGACTGCCCCTATTTCGAACCACTTGAAGATCTTTTGGGTCCCATCCACTGCTCAACCACCGAGGGAAGCGGAGTAGATGTAGGCTTGCAGGAGCTAACGCCAAGCCAAACAGCGGAGGACGTGGCCTCGTCGCTTTCATCACCAG AGTGTGTTGAAGACACGGAGACACGAGATATCCAAGTGGAAGTTGAATCTGCCCACTTCATACAATCAGCACCTCAGCCACGTTCCCCAA ACTCAAAAGTCAGAAAAAAGAAGCGCAAGGTTGATCAAGACCACTACAGCTTCCTGGAGAATTTGCAAAGTCAGCATCAGTCGTGGCTGGCACGGCAGATGCAGCAGCAACAGGAGCGTGATGAACGTTTTATTTCATCTCTTATGGAGGCCAATGCACAGGCTACAGAGCGGGTTGTTTCTTTAATGCTCGATGGTCTCCAGAAGATGATTACTCCACATGTGAGCAACCCACATTGTTCGACAGAACTGCACCATCCTGCACAAAACGGAATTTTAAGTCCTCGGTCATCGATAAAGAATGAGGACTTTGAGGACTATGAGACAGGgtag